The following proteins are encoded in a genomic region of Magallana gigas chromosome 1, xbMagGiga1.1, whole genome shotgun sequence:
- the LOC117687772 gene encoding uncharacterized protein has translation MELVMLIAAVFLLIFSGFDVYGNKEKAADMDNSGIRPKDQRLLLNDPSTLLKEIEALKIEMTSLKSHMATQDAEVTTLNTKINTLNTEMNSKNTELNSVNTELSNVNADVTKLKAEVLTQRTLIQSLQSRKEAGSIYTVWGKKACPAVNGTSIVYTGITGGKPYHEVGGGVDTLCLPHDPDDAPSDFPTRLESAAHLYGSEYQFNYRKFAEDDDVPCAVCHVQSSGSVMMIPAKNTCPSGWNLQYHGFLVTDNDDSGWYAFDFVCLHEDSEYLTEGARQHNQNGHILYPVTAVCGSLPCPPYRNGQYITCVVCTL, from the exons atggaGCTAGTTATGCTTATAGCGGCAGTGTTTCTACTTATATTTAGTGGGTTTGATGTGTATGGAAACAAAGAAAAGGCTGCTGACATGGACAACTCGGGGATTCGACCCAAGGACCAGCGGTTGTTGTTAAACGACCCAAGTACATTACTGAAGGAGATAGAGGcactaaaaattgaaatgacgtcattaaaatctCACATGGCCACACAGGATGCGGAAGTAACTACATTGAACACGAAAATAAACACGTTGAACACGGAAATGAATAGTAAAAATACGGAACTAAACAGTGTGAACACAGAACTTAGCAATGTGAACGCGGACGTGACCAAATTAAAAGCGGAAGTTCTCACACAACGCACCCTGATTCAATCTTTGCAGAGTCGAAAGG AGGCCGGCAGTATTTACACAGTATGGGGTAAAAAGGCCTGCCCAGCAGTAAATGGGACGAGCATCGTATATACAG GAATAACTGGGGGTAAACCTTATCATGAAGTTGGAGGAGGGGTCGACACCCTCTGCCTGCCCCATGACCCGGACGATGCCCCAAGTGACTTTCCCACACGTTTAGAGTCAGCTGCCCATCTGTACGGAAGCGAGTATCAGTTCAATTACCGGAAGTTTGCTGAGGATGACGACGTGCCATGCGCAGTGTGTCACGTACAAAGTTCCGGTTCAGTAATGATGATACCGGCGAAAAACACGTGTCCCAGCGGCTGGAACCTCCAGTACCACGGGTTTTTGGTGACAGATAATGATGACAGCGGCTGGTATGCTTTTGACTTTGTTTGTCTCCATGAGGATTCTGAGTACCTTACGGAAGGCGCGCGGCAGCACAACCAAAATGGCCACATCTTATATCCGGTGACGGCCGTTTGCGGTTCTCTCCCCTGCCCCCCATATAGAAACGGCCAGTACATCACGTGTGTTGTGTGTACATTGTGA
- the LOC105336887 gene encoding uncharacterized protein: MSPVLFVLGVCLGCIGEGHTAGGGRNRRLLLSDPHAMQLQLEELQRRIQVLEARTTPTQSRAGAVFTIWGKKNCPAVNGTDTLYSGITGGGMYSQKGSGVTTLCLPHDPDSLPGDFPSKTDPNTAYIFGAEYQLNYQQVAYDDDVPCAVCHAYTSASAIMIPAKLSCPHNWIVQYKGFLSAERSDYSGSDYICVALDAEYFEGTRAVNADGRLIFPVRAKCGSLPCPPYTEGQYVSCVVCSK, translated from the exons ATGTCGCCAGTTCTGTTTGTATTAGGGGTATGTTTGGGATGTATAGGGGAGGGGCATACGGCAGGTGGTGGGCGGAACAGGCGTCTGTTGCTAAGCGACCCTCACGCGATGCAGTTGCAACTGGAGGAGTTACAGAGGCGGATCCAGGTCCTTGAGGCGCGGACCACGCCCACACAGTCACGTGCTG GCGCTGTGTTCACTATCTGGGGGAAGAAGAACTGTCCGGCAGTCAATGGGACGGACACTCTATACTCAG GAATCACCGGAGGTGGCATGTACAGTCAGAAAGGAAGTGGCGTCACAACTCTATGTTTACCGCATGATCCGGACTCACTTCCAGGGGATTTTCCCTCCAAAACAGACCCCAACACCGCCTATATATTTGGAGCTGAGTACCAGTTAAACTACCAACAGGTCGCCTACGATGACGATGTCCCATGCGCAGTCTGCCACGCGTACACTTCCGCTTCCGCTATTATGATTCCGGCAAAGCTGTCGTGTCCACACAACTGGATCGTCCAGTACAAAGGATTCCTTAGTGCAGAGAGGTCCGACTACTCGGGGTCAGATTATATTTGTGTGGCACTGGACGCTGAATATTTCGAGGGTACGCGCGCCGTTAACGCAGACGGCAGACTGATTTTTCCCGTCAGAGCTAAATGTGGGTCACTGCCCTGTCCCCCATACACCGAGGGCCAGTATGTGTCTTGTGTCGTCTGCTCCAAGTAA